Proteins from a genomic interval of Ensifer canadensis:
- a CDS encoding ABC transporter ATP-binding protein, which produces MSQSMQEAATPLLSIRDLFMRFEKRRSLSDTLAGRPRQVVSALNGVDLDVMPAETLGIVGESGCGKSTLARCIAGLHRPTSGDIRFEGESVIDLKGARRRGYNKRVQMMFQDPYTSLNPRMTVRDTLREAITVHRMREGAGVDRRVDELLDLVRLPDGAADKYPHEFSGGQRQRIGIARALSLEPTCLVADELVSALDVSVQAQVVNLLLELQDNLGLTVLFVAHDLRLVRHVSHRVAVIYLGAIVEIGPSEALFSKPMHPYSQALLAAAPSLDPTERRRAPALSGELPSPLDIPPGCPFHVRCPHATELCRREKPALRPVGNGMTACHFAETIGGA; this is translated from the coding sequence ATGAGCCAATCGATGCAAGAAGCGGCCACGCCGCTACTTTCCATCCGCGACCTTTTCATGCGGTTCGAGAAGCGTCGCTCGCTGTCGGATACGCTTGCCGGTCGGCCGCGGCAGGTCGTCTCAGCGCTCAACGGCGTCGATCTCGACGTGATGCCGGCCGAAACGCTGGGGATCGTCGGCGAGTCCGGTTGCGGCAAGTCGACGCTTGCGCGCTGTATCGCCGGTCTTCACCGGCCGACATCGGGCGATATCCGTTTCGAAGGCGAGAGTGTCATCGACCTCAAGGGCGCCAGGCGACGCGGCTACAACAAGCGCGTCCAGATGATGTTCCAGGATCCCTATACCTCGCTCAATCCGCGCATGACCGTGCGCGATACTCTGCGCGAGGCGATCACTGTCCATCGCATGCGCGAGGGCGCCGGCGTCGACCGCCGTGTCGACGAACTGCTCGACCTTGTGCGGCTGCCTGATGGCGCAGCCGACAAGTATCCGCACGAGTTTTCCGGCGGCCAGCGCCAACGCATCGGCATCGCGCGGGCACTCTCGCTGGAGCCGACCTGCCTTGTTGCCGATGAGCTCGTCTCCGCGCTCGACGTGTCCGTTCAGGCGCAGGTCGTCAATCTGCTGCTGGAACTGCAGGACAATCTGGGGCTGACGGTGCTCTTTGTTGCCCATGACCTCAGGCTGGTGCGCCATGTCTCCCATCGCGTGGCGGTGATCTATCTCGGCGCCATCGTCGAGATCGGGCCGTCGGAGGCGCTGTTTTCCAAGCCGATGCACCCGTACTCGCAAGCCCTGCTGGCCGCGGCCCCGTCGCTCGACCCGACGGAGCGGCGCAGGGCGCCAGCCCTGTCGGGTGAGTTGCCGAGCCCGCTCGACATTCCGCCCGGCTGCCCCTTCCACGTCCGCTGCCCGCACGCAACCGAGCTTTGCCGCCGGGAAAAGCCGGCACTGCGGCCGGTCGGCAACGGCATGACCGCCTGTCACTTCGCCGAAACGATCGGCGGCGCGTGA
- a CDS encoding ABC transporter ATP-binding protein, with product MNQLEKETVLDVRHLRTEFGLPERPLVAVDDVSFQVRAGEILGLVGESGSGKSITLRSILGIVRPRGRVGGEILWKGRDLVPLDEGALRRVRGREIAMIFQEPMSSLNPLLTVGLQISENLAAHTDLDGKARKARAIELLDMVGIPAARNRLGDYPHEFSGGMRQRVMIAIALASNPKLLLADEPTTALDVTIQDQILRLIQALSRDLGMAVILVTHDMGVVAETCDRVAVMYGGRLCETGPTADVIGDARHPYSLGLLRSIPRDVAPRTPLYSIPGAPPSLNALPAGCAFTARCPVAGPECRDVRPSLEAIGRLRQVACHHREEALVHFSAREAAQ from the coding sequence ATGAACCAACTCGAGAAAGAAACGGTTCTGGACGTCCGGCATCTGCGCACGGAATTCGGCCTGCCAGAGCGCCCTCTTGTTGCCGTCGACGATGTTTCGTTTCAGGTGCGGGCGGGGGAGATCCTTGGGCTTGTCGGCGAATCCGGCTCGGGCAAGAGCATCACCTTGCGCTCGATCCTCGGCATCGTGCGGCCACGCGGCCGCGTCGGCGGCGAAATCCTCTGGAAGGGCCGGGATCTGGTGCCGCTCGACGAGGGCGCGCTCAGACGGGTGCGTGGACGCGAGATCGCGATGATCTTTCAGGAGCCGATGTCGTCACTGAACCCGTTGTTGACCGTCGGTTTGCAGATATCGGAAAACCTTGCCGCCCATACCGATCTGGATGGGAAAGCCAGAAAGGCGCGCGCGATCGAACTGCTCGACATGGTCGGCATTCCCGCGGCGCGCAACAGGCTCGGCGATTACCCGCACGAGTTTTCCGGCGGTATGCGGCAACGGGTGATGATCGCCATCGCCCTTGCGTCCAACCCGAAGCTGCTGCTGGCCGATGAGCCGACGACGGCGCTGGACGTGACCATCCAGGATCAGATCCTACGGCTCATTCAGGCGCTCAGCCGCGACCTCGGCATGGCCGTGATCCTCGTCACCCACGACATGGGCGTGGTGGCGGAGACCTGCGATCGTGTAGCGGTGATGTATGGCGGCCGTCTTTGCGAGACAGGACCGACGGCTGATGTCATCGGCGACGCCCGGCATCCCTATTCCCTGGGACTTCTGCGCTCTATCCCGCGCGATGTCGCACCACGCACGCCGCTCTATTCCATCCCCGGAGCACCGCCGTCACTCAACGCCTTGCCGGCCGGTTGCGCGTTTACGGCACGCTGTCCCGTGGCCGGGCCGGAATGCCGGGATGTTCGCCCGAGCCTCGAAGCGATCGGACGGCTGCGCCAGGTCGCCTGCCACCACCGCGAGGAAGCCCTCGTTCATTTCAGCGCACGGGAGGCGGCGCAATGA
- a CDS encoding ABC transporter permease → MSIVVQSPIRKAGRVRAFLGRAFLRPSFVIGFAILALSIALALFPGMFAPYDPLAFDLSAIQQGPSLAHPFGTDNFGRDVLSRVIWAYRVDMQMAFFATIFALLIGMTIGAFVGYYGGIADTIFGRCVDAIITFPFLVLVIAIVAVLGPGLVNMYVAITAVNWVYYARLTRAEIMAQKANDYAAAGRVLGYSDRRIIFRHLLPNAISPIIVYWMTDMALAILLGSSLGYLGLGAQPPAAEWGVLIAEGRNFLLTAWWMSLMPGIAIVLTGLGFSLVGDALADLLRPKGR, encoded by the coding sequence ATGAGTATCGTCGTGCAATCTCCCATCCGTAAGGCGGGTCGCGTGCGCGCCTTCCTCGGCCGGGCCTTCTTACGACCGTCCTTCGTCATCGGCTTTGCGATCCTCGCGCTGTCGATCGCGCTGGCGCTGTTCCCTGGGATGTTCGCGCCCTACGATCCGCTTGCCTTCGACCTGAGTGCAATCCAGCAGGGGCCGAGCCTCGCCCATCCCTTCGGCACCGACAATTTCGGGCGCGACGTGCTCTCGCGCGTCATCTGGGCCTATCGCGTCGACATGCAGATGGCCTTCTTCGCCACGATCTTCGCACTTCTGATCGGCATGACGATCGGAGCTTTCGTCGGCTATTACGGTGGCATCGCCGACACCATCTTCGGCCGCTGCGTCGATGCGATCATCACCTTTCCCTTCCTCGTTCTGGTCATCGCCATCGTCGCGGTGCTCGGGCCTGGCCTCGTCAACATGTATGTGGCGATCACCGCGGTGAACTGGGTGTACTACGCCCGTCTCACGCGGGCCGAGATCATGGCGCAAAAGGCCAATGATTATGCCGCGGCCGGCCGCGTGCTCGGTTATTCCGACCGACGCATCATCTTCCGGCATCTGCTTCCCAACGCGATCTCGCCGATCATCGTCTACTGGATGACCGATATGGCGCTCGCCATCCTGCTCGGCTCTTCGCTCGGCTATCTCGGCCTGGGCGCACAGCCACCGGCGGCCGAATGGGGCGTGTTGATCGCCGAAGGCCGCAACTTCCTGCTGACAGCCTGGTGGATGAGCCTGATGCCGGGCATCGCCATCGTGCTCACCGGCCTCGGCTTCAGCCTCGTCGGCGACGCGCTGGCCGATCTGCTTCGACCGAAAGGGCGCTGA
- a CDS encoding ABC transporter permease, producing MPSLSYLLARLLQIIPTFLLVMIFIFLLVRLLPGDPAIAMAEAKATDAQLEQIRHNLGLDQPLPIQFLVFVKNTLTGDLGRSIMLKAPVTEIILARLPTTVFLALYSVLLAISLAGPLAFLAASRVNGPVDVAIRSVFQVGLSMPVFYIGLVLLTVLAAQLRWFPVGGYGTGFLDNLHHLILPALSVALYTSAIILRNLRASLIEVLDADYVQFARAKGLSRRIVMTRHVLRNALVSTVTLLGLSIGNLMSGTLVTETVFAVPGVGRLMLEAIFARDYPLIQGLTLTFAVLVSVVFLLTDIVQSWLDPRLRQS from the coding sequence ATGCCCTCGTTATCCTATCTTCTGGCGCGGTTGCTGCAGATCATCCCGACCTTTCTTCTGGTGATGATCTTCATCTTCCTGCTCGTCCGGCTGCTGCCGGGCGACCCGGCCATCGCCATGGCCGAAGCCAAGGCAACGGACGCGCAACTTGAGCAGATCCGCCACAATCTCGGCCTCGATCAGCCGCTGCCGATCCAGTTTCTCGTCTTCGTCAAGAACACGCTGACCGGCGATCTCGGGCGTTCGATCATGCTGAAGGCGCCCGTGACCGAGATCATCCTCGCGCGCCTGCCGACCACGGTCTTCCTGGCGCTCTATTCCGTTCTGCTGGCGATCTCTCTCGCAGGGCCGCTGGCGTTCCTTGCCGCGTCGCGGGTCAACGGTCCCGTCGATGTTGCAATCCGCAGCGTCTTCCAGGTCGGGCTGTCCATGCCGGTCTTCTACATCGGCCTCGTGCTGTTGACGGTCCTCGCAGCCCAGCTGCGCTGGTTTCCGGTCGGCGGCTACGGAACGGGCTTTCTCGACAATCTTCATCACCTGATCCTGCCGGCGCTCAGCGTCGCGCTTTACACCTCGGCCATCATTCTTCGCAATCTCAGGGCCTCGCTGATCGAGGTGCTCGATGCCGACTACGTGCAGTTCGCCCGCGCCAAGGGGCTTTCGCGGCGCATCGTCATGACCCGGCATGTGCTGCGCAACGCACTGGTCTCCACCGTGACGCTGCTCGGCCTTTCCATCGGCAACCTGATGAGCGGAACGCTGGTCACCGAGACCGTCTTTGCCGTTCCGGGCGTCGGCCGGCTGATGCTGGAGGCGATCTTCGCGCGTGACTATCCGCTGATCCAGGGGCTCACACTCACCTTCGCCGTGCTGGTTTCCGTCGTCTTCTTGCTGACGGACATCGTGCAATCCTGGCTCGATCCGAGGCTTCGTCAGTCATGA
- a CDS encoding ABC transporter substrate-binding protein — MKRLLPILLGAALGLAAATSALAIERGGAMTFARYDDSTVIDPVYADRNPDLWMVTGLYETLLRNGPDGSIVPGLAEGYDVAADGLSIKLKLRDGLKFSDGSALTGADVVFSLDRARNPELGPWAGLLGAVDKVSADGNQVTLALKNPDPTIVSILATFNTGIMPQAAFEKAAGANDQEKARAFFEAGPVTSGPFTMKSRVQGSSMTFARNPNYWRPGTDGQPLPYLDQVDFVIIPDDATRILKLQAGEVDAAEFIPFARVGELSADPALKMELFPSTRIVYAPINTRETREDGSKNPLADVKVRQALNYATDKNVLIKLVTFDTGKPMTSLMSAATQLHYGPEPLYPYNPDKAKQLLDEAGLGGGFEVKFTTLAGSADDATLFTALQQMWSPLGVNLKVEQVDNPTRGEKNRSGDFDIHTYGWANDVNDPAQVTGWLGYYKQRQAVGTGWNNQEFNTLFEASNIEVDPAKRKDEYKQMQEVYAEGAPLLFLFETPFAVAVSKSIEGYVQTPLGANDFSEAWRAK; from the coding sequence ATGAAACGTTTGTTGCCGATCTTACTGGGTGCCGCCCTTGGGCTGGCCGCGGCCACGTCTGCGCTCGCCATCGAACGTGGCGGTGCGATGACCTTTGCGCGTTATGACGATTCCACGGTCATCGATCCTGTTTATGCCGATCGCAACCCGGACCTCTGGATGGTCACCGGCCTATACGAAACGCTGCTGCGCAACGGCCCGGACGGTTCGATCGTTCCAGGGTTGGCCGAGGGCTATGACGTTGCTGCCGACGGGCTTTCGATCAAGCTCAAGCTGCGCGACGGACTGAAATTCTCCGACGGGTCGGCCCTGACCGGCGCCGACGTGGTGTTTTCCCTTGACCGGGCCCGCAATCCCGAGCTTGGCCCTTGGGCGGGTCTGCTTGGCGCCGTCGACAAAGTCTCCGCCGATGGCAATCAGGTAACGCTGGCGCTCAAGAACCCGGACCCGACCATCGTCTCTATCCTCGCAACCTTCAACACCGGCATCATGCCGCAAGCGGCCTTCGAGAAGGCGGCCGGCGCCAACGATCAGGAAAAGGCGCGTGCCTTCTTCGAGGCCGGCCCGGTCACATCGGGCCCATTCACGATGAAGAGCCGCGTGCAGGGCTCAAGCATGACCTTCGCACGCAATCCCAACTACTGGCGGCCCGGCACGGATGGGCAGCCGCTGCCCTATCTCGATCAGGTCGATTTCGTCATCATCCCAGACGATGCCACCCGCATCCTTAAGCTTCAGGCCGGTGAAGTTGATGCCGCGGAGTTCATTCCTTTCGCTCGCGTTGGCGAACTCAGCGCTGATCCGGCTCTGAAGATGGAGCTCTTTCCCTCGACCCGCATCGTCTACGCACCGATCAATACGCGCGAGACACGCGAGGACGGCTCCAAGAACCCGCTTGCTGATGTAAAAGTGCGGCAGGCGCTGAACTACGCCACCGACAAGAACGTGCTGATCAAGCTCGTCACTTTCGATACCGGCAAACCGATGACGTCGTTGATGTCGGCCGCCACCCAGCTCCATTATGGGCCTGAGCCGCTCTACCCCTACAATCCAGACAAGGCCAAGCAACTGCTTGACGAAGCCGGTCTCGGCGGCGGCTTCGAGGTGAAGTTTACGACGCTTGCCGGCAGCGCCGACGACGCGACCTTGTTCACCGCGCTGCAGCAGATGTGGTCGCCGCTCGGCGTTAATCTCAAGGTCGAACAGGTCGACAATCCGACCCGCGGTGAGAAGAACCGCTCCGGCGACTTCGACATCCACACCTATGGCTGGGCAAACGACGTCAACGACCCGGCGCAGGTGACCGGCTGGCTCGGCTACTACAAGCAGCGCCAGGCCGTGGGCACGGGCTGGAACAATCAGGAGTTCAACACGCTGTTCGAAGCGTCCAACATCGAGGTCGATCCGGCCAAGCGCAAGGACGAGTACAAGCAGATGCAGGAAGTCTATGCAGAGGGCGCGCCGCTGCTCTTCCTGTTCGAGACCCCTTTTGCCGTTGCCGTCTCGAAGTCGATCGAGGGCTACGTGCAGACGCCGCTCGGTGCGAACGACTTCTCCGAGGCCTGGCGGGCCAAGTGA
- a CDS encoding helix-turn-helix domain-containing protein, with the protein MPLDTDEAPAANAGAPLTDMPAAATIGQMLRARRKEIGKTMKQVAREAGLTEGFISQIERGISTPSLISLYNVANALGTSVDTFLSQPPQHAHSIVSHAGERRGYNVETKERVYELLERGFPGAQLNGCITHMPAGYASELTSHEGEDFLYLIEGEMLYEIDGKEYVLKAGDTLHFPSSLPHRARNIGAGPARELWVGTTRIIAEQ; encoded by the coding sequence ATGCCTCTCGATACCGATGAGGCGCCAGCGGCAAACGCCGGCGCCCCCCTCACCGACATGCCTGCGGCCGCAACGATCGGCCAGATGCTACGCGCGCGCCGCAAGGAAATCGGCAAGACGATGAAGCAGGTCGCGCGTGAAGCCGGCCTCACGGAGGGCTTCATCAGCCAGATCGAAAGAGGCATTTCGACCCCTTCGCTGATCTCGCTCTACAATGTCGCCAATGCGCTCGGCACCAGCGTCGATACGTTCCTGTCGCAGCCGCCGCAGCACGCCCATTCCATTGTGTCTCACGCCGGCGAACGCCGCGGTTACAATGTCGAGACGAAGGAGCGTGTCTATGAACTGCTCGAGCGCGGCTTTCCCGGCGCCCAGCTCAACGGCTGCATCACCCACATGCCGGCCGGCTACGCTTCCGAGTTAACCAGCCATGAGGGCGAGGATTTTCTCTATCTGATTGAAGGCGAAATGCTCTACGAGATCGACGGCAAGGAGTATGTCCTGAAAGCGGGCGACACCCTGCACTTCCCCTCGTCGCTACCGCACCGCGCCCGTAACATCGGCGCAGGGCCGGCCCGTGAACTCTGGGTCGGCACAACGCGCATCATTGCCGAACAATAG
- a CDS encoding trans-3-hydroxy-L-proline dehydratase translates to MRSSKVIHIVSCHAEGEVGDVIVGGVAPPPGKTLWEQRRFIAEDQTLRNFVLNEPRGGVFRHINLLVPPKDPRATMGFIIMEPEDTPPMSGSNSICVSTVLLDSGIVPMQEPETRMVLEAPGGLVDVVATCRNGKAERITVTNVPSFAGKLDAKIEVEGLGTLTVDTAYGGDSFVITDARMLGFSVTPDEARELAETGIKITRAANEQLGFAHPENPEWAHISFCQLTLPVEERDGVLHGRNTVVIQPAKLDRSPTGTGCSARMAVLHARGQIKVGQRFVGHSIVDSTFDCRIVGETTVGGRPAVVPEISGRAWVTGTHQVMLDPADPWPSGYRLADTWPRKQ, encoded by the coding sequence ATGCGCAGCAGCAAGGTCATTCATATTGTTTCCTGCCATGCGGAGGGTGAAGTCGGCGATGTCATCGTCGGCGGCGTTGCGCCACCGCCGGGCAAGACGCTGTGGGAGCAGCGACGCTTCATCGCCGAGGATCAGACCCTGCGCAATTTTGTGCTCAACGAACCGCGTGGCGGTGTTTTCCGCCACATCAACCTGCTGGTGCCGCCAAAGGATCCACGCGCGACCATGGGCTTCATCATCATGGAGCCTGAAGACACGCCGCCGATGTCCGGGTCCAACTCGATCTGCGTTTCGACCGTCCTGCTCGACAGCGGCATCGTGCCGATGCAGGAGCCGGAGACGAGAATGGTGCTGGAGGCGCCCGGCGGGCTCGTCGATGTCGTTGCCACCTGCCGCAACGGCAAGGCCGAGCGCATCACCGTCACCAACGTCCCGTCCTTTGCCGGCAAGCTCGATGCCAAGATCGAGGTGGAAGGGCTCGGCACACTCACCGTCGACACCGCCTATGGCGGCGACAGCTTCGTCATCACCGATGCTCGCATGCTCGGCTTCTCCGTGACGCCGGATGAGGCGCGAGAGCTTGCCGAGACCGGGATCAAGATCACCCGTGCCGCCAACGAGCAGCTCGGCTTCGCGCATCCGGAAAACCCGGAATGGGCACATATCTCGTTCTGCCAGCTGACGCTGCCGGTGGAAGAGCGCGATGGCGTCCTGCACGGACGCAACACAGTGGTGATCCAGCCGGCAAAGCTCGACCGGTCGCCGACCGGCACCGGCTGCTCCGCGCGGATGGCGGTGCTTCACGCGCGCGGCCAGATCAAGGTCGGCCAGCGTTTTGTTGGCCACTCGATTGTCGACTCGACGTTCGATTGCCGTATCGTCGGCGAAACCACCGTTGGCGGGCGCCCGGCCGTCGTCCCGGAAATCTCCGGCCGTGCCTGGGTGACCGGTACGCATCAGGTGATGCTCGACCCGGCCGATCCGTGGCCATCAGGCTATCGGCTCGCGGATACCTGGCCACGCAAGCAATAG
- a CDS encoding DUF429 domain-containing protein: MRSVLGIDAAWTEREPSGVALIANDGSGWQLVEVAASYSAFLQPDLGGVPILRHRGSLPDATAIIEAASDKVGTPVDLVAIDMPLSMTPITGRRASDNMISSLYGARHASTHTPSVTRPGKLSDELRIGFNDIGYPLAVEDPAGRVLIEVYPHPALIELADAERRLPYKASKVRKYWPEVAPGARLEKLVEVWSQIVGLLDARIRGVAAALTLQSVTARRYEMKAFEDALDAVVCAWVGACVMDGMASAHGDEQSAIWVPRLGG, translated from the coding sequence ATGAGATCAGTTCTGGGGATCGACGCAGCTTGGACCGAACGCGAGCCCAGCGGGGTCGCGTTGATCGCCAACGACGGCTCCGGCTGGCAGTTGGTCGAGGTTGCAGCTTCTTATTCTGCCTTCCTGCAGCCCGACCTTGGCGGCGTTCCGATCCTGCGGCATCGGGGATCGCTGCCTGATGCGACTGCCATCATTGAGGCCGCCAGCGACAAGGTCGGCACCCCTGTCGATCTCGTGGCAATCGACATGCCGCTATCAATGACACCGATCACCGGACGGAGGGCATCGGACAATATGATTTCGTCCTTGTATGGCGCGAGACATGCGAGCACTCACACTCCGAGCGTGACCCGCCCGGGCAAGCTCAGTGACGAACTCCGGATCGGGTTCAACGACATCGGATATCCGCTGGCTGTCGAGGATCCTGCCGGGCGCGTCCTCATCGAGGTCTACCCGCACCCGGCGCTTATCGAATTGGCGGACGCAGAGCGAAGGCTACCGTACAAGGCTTCGAAGGTGAGAAAATACTGGCCGGAAGTGGCTCCAGGCGCGCGACTGGAGAAGCTTGTCGAGGTCTGGAGCCAGATCGTCGGACTTCTGGATGCTCGGATCCGAGGCGTTGCGGCGGCATTGACATTGCAATCGGTCACCGCTCGGAGATACGAGATGAAGGCCTTCGAGGATGCATTGGATGCTGTCGTATGCGCCTGGGTGGGGGCATGCGTGATGGACGGGATGGCAAGCGCGCATGGGGACGAGCAGTCGGCGATATGGGTGCCGCGGCTTGGGGGTTGA
- a CDS encoding HNH endonuclease gives MGNWEDTRGLVLARDEYKCVSCAAKVKSRDADVHHLLPRSMGGSDELSNLVTRKRGFRHAKVWVLLALGAWLSALILAS, from the coding sequence GTGGGAAATTGGGAAGACACCCGTGGCCTTGTTCTGGCGAGGGATGAATACAAATGCGTCTCGTGCGCGGCAAAAGTAAAGTCCCGCGATGCCGACGTGCATCATCTCCTTCCGAGATCGATGGGCGGGTCCGACGAGCTATCGAACCTCGTCACCCGAAAACGGGGGTTCAGGCACGCGAAAGTATGGGTTTTGCTGGCACTCGGTGCATGGCTATCCGCCCTTATTCTCGCCTCGTGA
- a CDS encoding PhnA-like protein: protein MTEPVSIHPGAIGDPSATTLFNKISWGSIFAGVAMALAVQFLLNLLGVGIGAAVLDPATPDNPEATTFSIMGGIWFVVAGIIASFVGGYIASRLSGRPSNTTGGYHGLTTWAVTTLVVLYLLTTSVGALVGGAFSGLSSVVGGVGQTAATAATAAVPALANSANPMAGIEQQIRGSTGNDPKALQDAAVAAVQAAVTGDEATAEDARVKAADAVAKAQGIPADQARAQVDQYEKAYRENVAAAKQQALEAAEATATAISAGAILGFLALVLGAVAAWFGGVSGTKHTLLLSGPAATRPRV from the coding sequence ATGACCGAACCTGTCTCGATCCATCCCGGCGCCATCGGCGATCCGTCTGCCACAACGCTGTTCAACAAGATTTCGTGGGGTTCGATTTTCGCGGGCGTTGCGATGGCACTTGCTGTCCAGTTTCTCTTGAACCTATTGGGCGTCGGTATCGGCGCGGCGGTCCTTGATCCCGCAACGCCCGACAACCCCGAAGCAACCACCTTCTCGATCATGGGCGGCATATGGTTTGTCGTCGCTGGCATCATCGCTTCATTTGTCGGCGGATATATCGCAAGTCGCCTTTCCGGTCGTCCGAGCAATACGACTGGCGGCTACCACGGCTTGACGACCTGGGCAGTCACCACTCTCGTCGTGCTCTATCTACTGACGACCTCAGTCGGTGCGCTGGTGGGCGGCGCCTTCAGCGGGTTGTCGAGCGTGGTGGGCGGCGTGGGACAGACAGCTGCCACGGCAGCGACCGCGGCAGTTCCCGCCCTTGCCAATTCTGCCAACCCCATGGCCGGGATAGAACAACAAATTCGGGGGTCGACCGGCAACGATCCCAAAGCCCTGCAGGATGCGGCAGTCGCCGCTGTGCAGGCTGCTGTGACGGGTGACGAAGCGACCGCCGAAGATGCTCGCGTTAAAGCGGCCGATGCCGTTGCGAAGGCACAGGGCATTCCTGCCGATCAGGCGCGCGCGCAGGTCGACCAATACGAAAAGGCATATCGAGAAAACGTCGCAGCTGCCAAGCAACAGGCCCTGGAGGCGGCCGAAGCCACAGCCACAGCAATCTCCGCCGGGGCCATCCTCGGCTTCCTCGCGCTCGTGCTTGGTGCCGTCGCAGCCTGGTTCGGAGGCGTCAGCGGAACGAAGCATACCCTCCTGCTCTCCGGCCCAGCAGCAACCCGCCCTCGTGTTTAA